In Phocoena sinus isolate mPhoSin1 chromosome 10, mPhoSin1.pri, whole genome shotgun sequence, a single genomic region encodes these proteins:
- the EIF3L gene encoding eukaryotic translation initiation factor 3 subunit L isoform X2, which produces MSYRPVVSPAMSLTRRCMRFRTSMRTDAVFLILYKELYYRHIYAKVSGGPSLEQRFESYYNYCNLFNYILNADGPAPLELPNQWLWDIIDEFIYQFQSFSQYRCKTAKKSEEEIDFLRSNPKIWNVHSVLNVLHSLVDKSNINRQLEVYTSGGDPESVAGEYGRHSLYKMLGYFSLVGLLRLHSLLGDYYQAIKVLENIELNKKSMYSRVPECQVTTYYYVGFAYLMMRRYQDAIRVFANILLYIQRTKSMFQRTTYKYEMINKQNEQMHALLAIALTMYPMRIDESIHLQLREKYGDKMLRMQKGDPQVYEELFSYSCPKFLSPVVPNYDNVHPNYHKEPFLQQLKVFSDEVQQQAQLSTIRSFLKLYTTMPVAKLAGFLDLTEQEFRIQLLVFKHKMKNLVWTSGISALDGEFQSASEVDFYIDKDMIHIADTKVARRYGDFFIRQIHKFEELNRTLKKMGQRP; this is translated from the exons ATGAGCTACAGGCCAGTCGTGTCTCCAGCGATGTCATTGACCAGAAGGTGTATGAGATTCAGGACATCTATGAGAACAG ATGCTGTCTTTCTGATTCTGTACAAAGAATTATACTACAGGCACATATATGCCAAAGTCAGT GGGGGACCCTCCTTGGAGCAGAGGTTTGAATCCTATTACAACTACTGCAATCTCTTCAACTACATTCTCA ATGCTGATGGTCCTGCTCCCCTCGAACTCCCCAACCAGTGGCTCTGGGATATCATCGATGAGTTCATCTACCAG TTTCAGTCGTTTAGTCAGTACCGCTGTAAGACTGCCAAGAAGTCAGAGGAGGAGATCGACTTCCTTCGTTCCAATCCCAAAATCTGGAATGTTCACAGTGTCCTCAATGTCCTTCACTCCCTTGTAGACAAGTCCAACATCAACCGACAGCTGGAGGTGTACACAAGTGGAG GTGACCCTGAGAGTGTGGCTGGGGAGTATGGACGGCACTCCCTCTACAAGATGCTTGGCTACTTCAGCCTGGTGGGGCTTCTGCGTCTGCACTCCCTGTTGGGGGATTACTACCAGGCTATCAAGGTGCTGGAGAATATCGAACTGAACAAGAAG AGCATGTATTCTCGTGTGCCCGAGTGCCAGGTTACCACATACTATTATGTCGGTTTTGCATATTTGATGATGCGTCGATACCAGGATGCTATCCGGGTCTTTGCCAACATCCTTCTCTACATCCAGAGGACCAAGAGCATGTTCCAAAGGACCACGTACAAATATGAGATG attaACAAGCAGAATGAACAGATGCACGCCCTGCTGGCCATCGCCCTCACCATGTACCCCATGCGCATCGATGAGAGCATCCACCTCCAGCTGCGGGAGAAATACGGGGACAAGATGCTACGCATGCAGAAAGGTGACCCACAGGTCTACGAGGAACTTTTCAGCTACTCCTGCCCCAAATTCCTGTCACCTGTAGTGCCCAACTACGACAACGTACACCCCAACTACCACAAGGAGCCCTTCTTACAGCAGCTGAAGGTGTTTTCCGATGAGGTGCAGCAGCAGGCCCAGCTCTCAACCATCCGCAGCTTCCTCAAGCTCTACACCACCATGCCTGTGGCCAAGCTGGCCGGCTTCCTGGACCTCACTGAGCAGGAGTTCCGAATCCAGCTTCTTGTCTTCAAACACAAAATGAAGAACCTGGTGTGGACCAGTGGCATCTCTGCGCTCGATGGCGAATTTCAGTCAGCCTCTGAGGTTGACTTCTACATCGATAAG GACATGATCCACATTGCAGACACCAAGGTGGCCAGGCGCTATGGGGATTTCTTCATCCGGCAGATTCACAAATTTGAAGAG ctTAATCGCACCCTGAAGAAGATGGGACAGAGACCCTGA
- the EIF3L gene encoding eukaryotic translation initiation factor 3 subunit L isoform X1, giving the protein MSYPADDYESEAAYDPYAYPGDYDMHTGDPKQDLAYERQYEQQTYQVIPEVIKNFIQYFHKTVSDLIDQKVYELQASRVSSDVIDQKVYEIQDIYENSWTKLTERFFKNTPWPEAETIAPQVGNDAVFLILYKELYYRHIYAKVSGGPSLEQRFESYYNYCNLFNYILNADGPAPLELPNQWLWDIIDEFIYQFQSFSQYRCKTAKKSEEEIDFLRSNPKIWNVHSVLNVLHSLVDKSNINRQLEVYTSGGDPESVAGEYGRHSLYKMLGYFSLVGLLRLHSLLGDYYQAIKVLENIELNKKSMYSRVPECQVTTYYYVGFAYLMMRRYQDAIRVFANILLYIQRTKSMFQRTTYKYEMINKQNEQMHALLAIALTMYPMRIDESIHLQLREKYGDKMLRMQKGDPQVYEELFSYSCPKFLSPVVPNYDNVHPNYHKEPFLQQLKVFSDEVQQQAQLSTIRSFLKLYTTMPVAKLAGFLDLTEQEFRIQLLVFKHKMKNLVWTSGISALDGEFQSASEVDFYIDKDMIHIADTKVARRYGDFFIRQIHKFEELNRTLKKMGQRP; this is encoded by the exons ATGTCGTATCCTGCAGACGATTACGAGTCTGAG GCTGCCTACGATCCCTATGCTTACCCGGGCGACTATGATATGCACACAG GAGATCCGAAGCAGGATCTGGCTTATGAGCGTCAGTATGAACAGCAGACCTATCAGGTGATCCCTGAAGTGATCAAAAATTTCATCCAGTATTTCCACAAAACTGTCTCAGACTTAATTGACCAGAAAGTGTATGAGCTACAGGCCAGTCGTGTCTCCAGCGATGTCATTGACCAGAAGGTGTATGAGATTCAGGACATCTATGAGAACAG CTGGACCAAGTTGACTGAAAGATTTTTCAAGAATACACCTTGGCCTGAGGCTGAAACCATTGCTCCACAGGTTGGCAACG ATGCTGTCTTTCTGATTCTGTACAAAGAATTATACTACAGGCACATATATGCCAAAGTCAGT GGGGGACCCTCCTTGGAGCAGAGGTTTGAATCCTATTACAACTACTGCAATCTCTTCAACTACATTCTCA ATGCTGATGGTCCTGCTCCCCTCGAACTCCCCAACCAGTGGCTCTGGGATATCATCGATGAGTTCATCTACCAG TTTCAGTCGTTTAGTCAGTACCGCTGTAAGACTGCCAAGAAGTCAGAGGAGGAGATCGACTTCCTTCGTTCCAATCCCAAAATCTGGAATGTTCACAGTGTCCTCAATGTCCTTCACTCCCTTGTAGACAAGTCCAACATCAACCGACAGCTGGAGGTGTACACAAGTGGAG GTGACCCTGAGAGTGTGGCTGGGGAGTATGGACGGCACTCCCTCTACAAGATGCTTGGCTACTTCAGCCTGGTGGGGCTTCTGCGTCTGCACTCCCTGTTGGGGGATTACTACCAGGCTATCAAGGTGCTGGAGAATATCGAACTGAACAAGAAG AGCATGTATTCTCGTGTGCCCGAGTGCCAGGTTACCACATACTATTATGTCGGTTTTGCATATTTGATGATGCGTCGATACCAGGATGCTATCCGGGTCTTTGCCAACATCCTTCTCTACATCCAGAGGACCAAGAGCATGTTCCAAAGGACCACGTACAAATATGAGATG attaACAAGCAGAATGAACAGATGCACGCCCTGCTGGCCATCGCCCTCACCATGTACCCCATGCGCATCGATGAGAGCATCCACCTCCAGCTGCGGGAGAAATACGGGGACAAGATGCTACGCATGCAGAAAGGTGACCCACAGGTCTACGAGGAACTTTTCAGCTACTCCTGCCCCAAATTCCTGTCACCTGTAGTGCCCAACTACGACAACGTACACCCCAACTACCACAAGGAGCCCTTCTTACAGCAGCTGAAGGTGTTTTCCGATGAGGTGCAGCAGCAGGCCCAGCTCTCAACCATCCGCAGCTTCCTCAAGCTCTACACCACCATGCCTGTGGCCAAGCTGGCCGGCTTCCTGGACCTCACTGAGCAGGAGTTCCGAATCCAGCTTCTTGTCTTCAAACACAAAATGAAGAACCTGGTGTGGACCAGTGGCATCTCTGCGCTCGATGGCGAATTTCAGTCAGCCTCTGAGGTTGACTTCTACATCGATAAG GACATGATCCACATTGCAGACACCAAGGTGGCCAGGCGCTATGGGGATTTCTTCATCCGGCAGATTCACAAATTTGAAGAG ctTAATCGCACCCTGAAGAAGATGGGACAGAGACCCTGA